Below is a genomic region from Osmia bicornis bicornis chromosome 3, iOsmBic2.1, whole genome shotgun sequence.
GACTCTCCGGACGGATCCTTTGTATATCTATAAGGGAGCATAATGCGAGTGACAAATTGAAGAAGGGAAACATTTTTAAGTCcaaattccaatttttctAGTTTATAAATCTCTGCTTCGCTACTTCGGCGAATCAAAGATTGCAAGCTTTGAAGTATATAGCCCACAGTCTAaataccgtgcgtcgccgaccttccggactGATCCTTGGTATATCTATAAGGGAGCATAATGCGAGTGACAAATTGAAGAAGGGAAACATTTTTAAGTCCCAATTCCAATTTTTCTAGTTTATAAGTCCTTGCTTCGCTAATTTGGCGAAACAAAAATTGCAAGCTTTGAAGTATATAGCCCACAGTCTAaataccgtgcgtcgccgactctccgGACGGATCCTTAGTATCTATAGGGGAGTATTGTGCAAGGTATGAGTTGactaaaataatttctacctAATTTCTATTCCATTAGTTAAGTCgcgaaatttagaaattaataagggctgacaaaataaaaattgagaGTATCTTTCAATGTATAAATTGAacaaagaagaataaaaggaAAGATGCTTATGCATGGTGGCGTACGCCAACAAGATTCCACGAAAACTTCTTCGAAACCAACCCTCGTGAAACAAAGGAAAAAAACCACCCCTGTTCGTAGGAAGATTTCTTGGAACGATCCCCTGATTCCAGAACCTTCGAGTTATGTTCACGATGTTTTTCATGGAATCCTTTCATCCCCTTTGCTCGCAGAGACGATTGTGTCTTCTTTAAGCAAATAAGAAAACGTACCGCTAAACGCGTTTGCTCCCTTTGATCGagatttatcatttttaatgtttgaaatataaaagaaggGTGGAGCAAGGTAAAGATGAATATATTTCAGTTTATCCGAATCGGCAATATAATTTGAAAgttttgtaaataaaacacagcgaaatataaaaaagtataaaagaTCAGATAATTCACGATTGGCCCGCAATCTCGTTTCTTCTATCAAGGCTCTCCCCTTACGAAGGTAAGTTTATTGGTCTCTCCTTACCTGGGAAAATATTCTCCCTTATTGCAAGAGGGTCTAAGATCCTATCGAACACTGATTCTGCAGCATTCGTGATCACAATGAATGGAACGTTTCAGGCGAATCTCCACCCTGCACTTTCGCGATATTGGAAAGCTGATGCCGCAAGACGATATCACTGAACGTTTAAAATTCGCAATCAAACCACCcctgatattgttgttaagcTTTCCCTTCAATCACCATTACGCGAATCCCTTTCGATATAAAGAAAATCGATAATTCACGTAATACAACCACTGAATatttaaaaggaaagaagaaactaGTACACACGAAATACTtcaaaaaaatgtaatttctcCCGTGTCGATTGATTCTCCGTTTCTATGAGAAGAAATGAAGTAACATCAAAGCAGTGAAAAAAATTCCATTTCTCGTTGGagggaaattagaaaaagaagaaacaagcTTCATAAAGTAATATTACTAAAATTATTTccagaataattaaaaatctggGACACTATTTTCCAACCTTTCTCGACATGCGACCCTTTATAATAACCAAATTAACTACATCAcaaaaaatggtaattttaataaggtacataagaaataaaaaattgttattatttgtCATAGTAAATAGAATAGTTGATGCGTATCACGGCGGgcctttaataatttttagataTCCGCACAATCTAgacaaaaataacaattgcTAACAGAATATTACGATGCAGCTGcattaaaataaacaaatgctaaaacaataaattataactaataataacagtaaatTAATCCACAAATTCAGAGTCTACTGTTGACTGTTAAACTAATTGTAAGCTTTTAGTCTAATCCTCTAGTTCAAGTTCCTAGTTTAAACTTCTAATTCAGCTCCTAATCTACACCGCAGTTCTAAGCTGCTTAGCCtgaaattcaaagaataaaCAATCGCAATGCATAATACTCCAGCTTGTAAGaaagttaaaaaatgaattgcaCGCGTAGAAAATATTCATCCGATAGCAACAATAGCTTGGAACAATGGAGCAATAACATGCATCTCATCAAGGCTGAATATTCTAAACACGTAACAGGGTACGGACCTCGCCTAACATAGCTGATCGAAAAGCAAGTAAATTATAGGAAACGACAATTGAAAATGCGTGGATCGAACGGGCCGTACGAAGGATGACGATTTACGGGTCATGCGTTGAGTCAGTGGATGATGCCCACGCTTTGCAACGCGTGAGAACGAATCACGGATTACGACACTTGCCAGCGATTTAACGGCTATTAAAAGCGAACTTCGGAGAAAGGATTACCGAGTGGATTAACAGGATCTCTAGGATAAATAGAGGAGCCTGCACTGGACCCGACCTACATCCTGAGCTCGCGTTTTCGAAAAACAAAGAGGGACAACTTGTATTTCGATGTACTTCAACAACAAAGTTTTAGATTAAAGGGATTGAAAACAGTTACGATGCCCGCTTTAATCAATAATccttttacattttatctCTACGATATAGGTAATTTTAAGAAAACGTTGCTGATTTAATTGCTGGTTTGATATAAAATACTTGTAGAAAAATGAGTGTCGTGTTGATCTAAACTTGGTGACTGTAAAATATCGTCAAAAATAATCTGATCACCCCGAACACAGGTATTTAAAGAATACAAGTTATTTCATTTCCTTGAAGCAACGGAGAAAAATAGAGTAGCCTGATAAGTGTTGCTCGAAGCAAATGCAAAACATCTGAGATTAATCTcgaagttaattaatttcagaaaTACGCGCGGAAAGGTGGCCGATAAATATTCAGCGATACAAATGCAAATCGTCGAGGACGCGATAACCTGGTCCAGATTGCTCGAAATATTTTCTCGTTCAATCCAGTATTTTATTTGATTCCCGTATCCGAAAAAGCCTATCTCGCGcttttttttgttattgtACCACGGGAACACGGGCCGAGACGAAATAAATCCGACGATCTGTACGAAACGAAATCTCGTTTGACCCGATCGTGACTCGTTGTAGgttggaaataaaataaaataaaaaaaaaaaaaataaagttaaTGAAACGAACGAACGCAACGAATCACCGATAACAGTTGTTTCGTCGTTAACGAGCGATCATTTGACGAAGGGGGTTCGTATTCTCGCTCGAGGGTCGCTCGTGCGGAAATCCTGTACGAATTTCGTACTTttcttaatttaatataaaatctcTTTAAAATCTTAGAAGATTACAGTACTTATCGAGAGGGGTAGAAAATTCCATTTGATAGTAATAgtatgtttttcttttcaccgAACCACCCTATCaatgtttcaaataataaaaatatatcgaTCTATCCCTGGCGCATCGAATAATATTGACGCTATATGTATATCGAGGGTGCCTCTCAAGTGGCCGAAAATGGAACATCCAAATGGAATGTCGGCGAAATGGCGAAAagcaaaaacaaaaacaagATCGCGAAGGTAAAGAGGATCGTGTACGGCACGTCTCGGAGGTGTTTCGTGAGGTCGTAAACAATAAAGCTTTGCAGGGCAATCGGCGAGCAAGACTGCTAGGTGAATGGATGCGACACGAGAGGAGAGTTGGCAAATGTTGCCAAAGGTGTTAGTCGACATTCCTGGCGTTCCTACCACCTGCGGCGTTCCAGCCGATTTGCTCCACCTGTCTTTGCTGCATTGCACCAGAATGCAACGACGCTATTCCATAATCAACGATGCGCGAGCTCGAACGGCCCgattcttaaccctttcgccgTGAATCACGTACACTCCGAATCGAAACGATATCAACTAACTTCAGTGAAACAAGAAGGTTAGTCGAAATAAATGTTGGAGAAATTTCTTCGAAAAAGGAGGGAAAAATTAGAGCTGCaagaagatgaaataaacTAAACGAGTGCTTAATTATTCCAAGCGCGTTTAACGTATAATTAGctaaaagatataaaaacaaacagaaatttcagaattagGAGAAAGTACGAACGCGTGTACCACGAAGAACTATTCTTTCCAAAATTACAGAAGGAAAGCAGTGTCAAAGAGAAACTCTCGCTGGTGCGAGTCTGCTGGGGGGGGGATTCTTCGACTTCCGGTGAATTCCTTGCGCTGCCAATTACCCGTGAGGAGCGGTTGCCAAGGAATTGcatagaaatgaaattttccacgAGGAAATCTCGCTCGACGCACGCTTTATTCCCGCTAAGAGGTTTATAAAAGCTTTCCCCTAGGTTCTATCAGCTTGCTGGTTCCCTCGCGATAAATTCGAGCTTATGAACACCTCGTACGTACGTAGCCGACCTATAAAAAGTGTATTCACGCGTTCAAAGAGAGCCTCTGCTCGCGCCATAAATATACCAGTTGGATTACGCGATGCTACGAAATTTATGAGAAGAGTATTGAGCTTTTAAAGGGACCTTAATGACCGTTTTAGCCGTGAAATCCAACGGGCCATGCTCCCGTTTCGTGCTTTCACATTCGTAGGAAAAAAGTCACGCGTTCCTTTGGTCAAGATAGAAAATGCTAAACATCCGAAAAGAGCTTGAATTTGGAAAATGCTCGTTTATGAAGTTTATCAAGAGATTTTTTCTCTGGATTCtcgtttttataaatttcgaCAAAATTTCAGGAATAGGTACTAAAGAAGATTTTTCGGTTGAATTTAAGAAAATGGGGTACCTCACGATCGAGCTGATTTTTTTATCATAGATAGCCTTTGACCTGGCGATTTCAATGGTGGTCATCCTATCCCCCCCTAGGTCAAATACTGACATGGTCCAAAAAGTAATTCAAACTCAATAATTCAGGTAAAGTTAAgttaggttgggttaggtttGGGGGTACTTACTGAGATCGGTGCAAAAAACTACTTTTTGGACCATTTCAGTCTTTGACCTCGGGGGGGGAGGGGTTAAGGGATAGTATGCTCACCACTGGAATCGTCAGGTCAAGGGCTATCTAAGGTAAAAAAATCAGCTCAATCGAAGGGTACCCCATTTTCTTAAACCCAACTGATTTTTCCCCCTAAATTTATTGAAGCGAATTACGAGTAAACGACTAATCTTAATGGCatagaattttattgaatttttacaaaaatatttttccataaaagtataaataaataacgaaaCTCATTAGCAACCTGTGATAAAACATCCCTCAGTCGATGCTACTTGTATCAAATTATTACCACTACCTTCTCTCGTGACTCCGTGTTCGTGTCATAAAGTACGAACAAACGTAACCAGAGAAATTACTATCGCCAAGGGGTAAGTAGTAATTTATGAGGAACAATAGGTCGTGAAAAGAGTCGGGTGCAATCGTTACACTCGTTTACCTTCGCGCTACTAGGTCACAGTATTCTCCGACGATCGatcagaaattttttttccattaaGCCAGGAATAATCGATTTTCTCTTCGATAGAAAGCACTGAACggagtgtgtgtgtgtatgtatgtgtgtgtgtgtgcagCTATAAAACCGCATCCAACCGAGAGAGAAGGCTGCGGCTCGATTAGTGAAATTACAAAACGGAAGTAGCACGATTCGCAATAACGTGGCTATAATGAGAGTCATTTCGTGGCAAGCTCGTAAAAGGTTGACTTCTGTTACCCGTCTTTGGTATAATGAAACGTCTGTACGCGGATCTTGCCCGATGATTACGCATTTAAATCGACGATTTAGCAACACCTTTCGCTTCGAACCGTTCGACGGGATAAGATGATTTTGCAAgtacttttttcttcttcttcgcatCGGATATGTAGATGAGTTTTGAAGCTTTTTGTTTCAGTTAGGATGATGGGACACAAGTGTGCTTGTATGATTTTTGATAGTCAAGACTTTTTCTTGCTCCCTTCAAtccccattttttttttagtaaatctagataatattttattccaaTCGTGGAGATAAATGGCtgaattctttaaattttgcaatttattttaaagcgaaattctattcaaatttttggcgaGAAATAATTGAATCAAACTCCATTTCGTTTCAACccctattttatttttaaaaagttgaCTAGGAATATCTAcctaaattaattattcatatgATCTATGGATCTCGAATATTCGGGGCAAAAACCAGGAATAAAACAAGCAAGAAAATGTGTTATTTCAAGAGACAGTGGATATCGAAACAGAACCGATCGATTGGTTATCGTGAATAAGTGATAAGCGTAAGAGCTTCTTCCATCGTCAAGAACAGAGTTGCTATTCTGATCCCTGAATGTTCTActattaatcaattttctttttaaggAAAGATACTGATGCACTGGGTATTAACCGTCGATGGAAACCACAAACCATGCTTTCACTCTTCgaaaaaattcattgaaaGCAGGCAAATACTTCCTAGAGGAAATTGGAATTATTTCACAGAATTAATCAATGAGTTTCTGAAAACAATGGCCTTTAATTTACAAGCTGTTTCCGGATGAACGCAACCAGATACTCTGCATATAATTTCAACTGGTAATATTACATGAACAAACAGAAACACGGTATGCGCCGGCATAATTAGCCGAATGTTGATGCACACGTTTCCTCTATGCGAAAACCACTTTGTTTCTGATACAATCTACAAAGGATTATTATCTTTAAACAGAATGCGAGTAATtaatcaaagaaaataatcTATTAAGATCAATCCTTGCAGATTTTTTATTATCTCAGTATTTCCTGATCAAGTGTTATAAAACGAAAGTTGtgaataatttagaaaatttataataatagtCCCGAATTTCGTGAAATAATTCTTCCAATTcaaacttttaaaataatatcgaAAAACCCTATATAAAATACTCCCGAACATTCCCGAACAAAGGTTACCTATTTTCATTTCACTTTAAAGTGCTCATTAAATTCATTCACCTTTCATTCGCTAATGACCAATTAGATTATTAATAACATCGCGTGTAACGTTGATCCAATTTGATCGATCCATCGGATCTCCTCGAACAAAAATTGAATCCGATTCATCCAGTAGAGAGAAAATCGCGAACTAACGAGGGGGAATGAAAAACGAAACACGCAATTAATGTTAAATCCCGCGAATTATTACCGAGTGGTTGAACAGCTTCCCCTCCAAGAAGGATGCGACGTGTATTTCCATTCGAGCCGTTCAAAGTGGCGggcagaaaaaagaaatggcaATGCGGAATCGCAAAAGGGAAAAGATAAGAGGGTCAAGTGTCTGGTGCATGCAGCAACGGCACACCGAAGGGGTTATAACGTTATAGCAATAGTAAAATTGGGGCAAAAGCGTTGAAAGAACGACTTAAAGTGTTGTTGGATATTAAGTTGCCGCAACGACCGTCTTTGATTACCCGAAGAAGCCTCGAAAACACGTTCAATTTTAATTCCCTGAAATATTCGAAACtaacatttataaattttcgaGGAAATTCTTAaggtatttaaaatatgttattCGATCCAAATCTTTCATTTACTTAATAACAACAAATGTCTCGTACGACACCTTTCATTATCTACGATATATCATTTATTCGCGGTATTATCTTAAAGCGTGTATTTAACGGAACCAGTTAGTCTGGTTCGATCGTTAAGAGAAAAATCAACGAGGTAAAGTGTTTCCAATCGATAGGCCGCCCACGCAGTATTTCAGCGCCAGAAAACCGGGTCAAATTTGTCAGCGTCAACGTTcaatatatacacatataatTATCAAACTATACCGAGCTCTTTGTGTTGTTTTTGCGACTgaggataattaattaaacatccGCGAGCCTCAAAATGAAACGTGCTCGCTGGGAGCACTCGACGCCGTGAGCGGCTACGAACGCGGATGAGGTGAAACGGGTCGTTTGcgtattccttttttttccagtTCTGTATTCATCCCTAAGGTGGGTTTCCTCGATAAAGATACCACTCGCTGTATAGAACGTTTCCCGTACTACGTGGGCGAAACTTCAAGGGTGAACTCGAAAGGTGAAAGCGAAAAATAAAGTTTGCATAAATACACGTCCTGTTTGACCTTATTCGGCGGAAATAACCGAACCGGGAACCGAATTCCTATTTTCAGACCTTAACCCTTAACGCGCGGTATAAAGGATTGTATGCGGTCATATTATTAGGGTTAAGGTGGTTATCTCCccttgaaaattaaatttatttaatagtttatttaattatcttcTTTAAATTCCTTAGTCATtcatattgaaatatttgacTCGGAATAAGGATAAGAATGTTTATAATTGAAGTTCAACTATGTTTATATCGAAGTACATATGGTGCGCGCGCGCCATGGTAACATAATACTGTGTATAACTACAAGCAACACGCGGCTTTAATGTCACGTACGCATGTAACGGGCACGTAATTGTTTCTGATCGCAATGTTTACCTAGGCGAGATCGGACACGTAGAAAGCGAGCACGCCATCGTCGCtaagaaaataaacaattgCGGGGATCAGTTGCGTTAGAACAGCGATCCAGTTACGTGAAAGTAAAAGTGCTGCATTGCGTGCCACCTAATGAACCCGACGCTATGATCGTGTATTTTATGACCATTGTTGAAGAAGGTCAGTACCAATTAcatttcgttattaatatggaatgaaaaagaaaacctTGATGCGGATTATTGACAATTCCAGGTTTATAGGTTTGGACCATGAgataaacataaaaataaagtataatttaaatCGAGACTCTTTTACGACATATGCAACCTTCGAAGCTTGCTTTATACACGAAGTGTATCCTTGAAAATACTAAAGTAATAATGCCGATCAAAGTTTTCGAACAGCCGCTGTAGTTTGTGGCTAACTTCACGGAAAAAACAACCACCGTGAATCGAGCGATTCTTGCTCTATCGATACGCGTTTGACAATTTATCGACGCGTTCCAATGAGATTCGTTTTACCGCGTCAAAAATTCCGTGGACACAAAGTAGTTTGAATAAGCAATATGTAACGCGATTCAAGGAAACTATAGTATTATTATGTAGGAAGAAAAGCGACCACGGTACTTGTCATTTCGAAGCACTAATGCACCTGTCAATGTTTTGCTGACTGGTAAACGCAACTTGACGTATGAGCCACCCGGCAGTATATGTATACGATAAGCAACAATAAACACGGTATAGCAGTAAatgaaaagatagaaaaaagaCTCACCTCTTCGGCGAATTCGAAATCCCCGTCGAATTTCCTCTTACACCTTGCTCCGGAGACTAGAACGAGCAGCACCGTGGCCACGAACACCCACGAAAATCGCATGGCTCTTATTCCCGCGGGAGAGCACCGTCCACCGTTAAACGTAAACGACGCACGGATTCTATTCGCAAACACGTGTACCGTGACCCGATTCCAGGAAACAAAGGATGGTAGTGAACGGTGGTAGCGGTTTAAAAGGCGCGCACGTAAACTCAACACGTTCGTACGCAGCGGTCCCCGAAACGTAAGCGTTCAGCTCGACGGTCGAACGAGTTGTGACTGCGCGAGCCGAGTAGAGGTGACGCCGCACTACTACAGGCGCGTGGTCGCTCATTGGTCGGATTCCGGCGAATGACGAGGAGGGACGTTGGGGGACCGCGGGCGGTTACCTATATAAGCGAAACTACCCTTCTCTCTCTGTTTCATTTATCTCAGACTACGTCTACCTTCACGATCCTCTGGTAGCGAGATTCGCGCGAGCGCGTGGTACACTGCGCCAGTCAATACCTCCACCTGCTGGTTCACCTACCCGGTGTTGCCAGCGAGTGGACGAGAAAAAAGGGCGCGGGGAATTCGGCAGGAGAGCACCAAGAAAGAATCCAGTCTCGCACCGGATACTCGTCCAGAAAGCGGACCAACCTAACaacattcttttttctttctactgtttttctctcttccttccATTCTTTATTTGTTTCTTATGAACTTTCTTCTCGAACCTGTATCGGATTAGGAGTTTCTTTGACAGATCGCTCCTAAACAAGTCACGAATTCCATCGATGCTGCTTCGCCTTTACGCGACACATTTCATTACACCCGATGACGTATCAACCCGTACTCCAAAGCAAGTCGAACCATGATTAATTAGGAATCCGGAGAATTTCTAACGCTTTCTGTTCTGAAACGCAAACAGGTAGACGGAATGGAAAAAGAATCCGAAGAATTCCCGCAAAATGACGTGAAGCTGGGAAAACACCTTTTTCGCTGTAACAGCTTGGCTCGAGATTAGAGCTCTCGTGATAAATGATCGGACGGAAAATGAATTGAGTTTATCCTTTATTTTCTTCGTTAATGGCGTTAAATTGGCCGATACAAATAATTTCGCAGGCAATTTAGACGTTAACGATTAtttaaaagtacattgattTTGTACGTCGTCAATCATTTGCTCTTCGAGTTgatacaaaaaaataaaatggcgGGAAGATGGCGAAGCGGAAGTAgtcatttgtttttttttttctctaacaATTTGTTCATGTTgctattattaaaattttaattctcaTTTAAGATCTCAGTAGGACAAGTGGCAACTACTTTCTACCGTTTCTTTTAAGTTTCATCTTTTCTCTTCAGGTACTTAAAGACATAAAAGCAGGCCTGTATCTCGGAAAGTAAGTTGTCGTAGCAATTTGTCTTACTATTTTCTTACCGCGGCAACCTGTACTGTATTTCAGTCTCCAGTTATTTTCCTCGGGTGGGAAGTACACGGACACTTCCCTTGGGAGTGGAAACCAGGAAGACAACGTCACAGACATTTCCTCTACAAAATAGATCGCATCGCGGGAAAGACAAAGCGGGAAACGTTACCAAGCCAACGCGAAGAAAACGGCAGCTACTTcatatttgttaaatattgCCTCTCGAGCTTTGTCTCCGTTTTGTAGTTACAAATTCATAAAACAGGATTCTGAGATTAGAATGCACATTCAAATGCCTTAAGTTAATTTTATAAGAGATTCTTGTATGGTACAAGAATATACTCCTATTCatttttgcaattaaaaaaatttattaaaatttatacactTTTTTTCATATCCGATGCAGTTCGTTTTCTATTCTATGTCGGACCTTGCTTGGAAATTTATTGTAGCAACGGGTCGATTCGTCTCCCCGGTCCAGTTACATGTGTCCTCCAGCACAATATATATCTCCTGGCTTGTATGTTTAAACATGCTACGAAGTAGATACGAATGTCTCCTCCGAGACCACTTCCTGGGGGTGTACTAGGCGAACACGCACCTTCGACGGGATTACGAAGTATAAACGATCCCCTATTTACAATTAAGTCGGCCCTCGTGGTACTATTAGATAACACTGTTAATCCAAACTCTGCTAAATTATTGATTCCGTTCATGAATTGCTgagtttttattttaattgtaataattttggGAATGATAATTGGGACCGATGGTAATTGAAGATTTTTAACAGAAGTAACAGAGTTGAGAACGCAAACTaatttattgtattacatatttgtaaaataacaaatactggaaaaaaaaataagtttaCTTTCATCTACAATAAGCTTTACCTGGTTATTTATGGAAAATTGTATCACAACCTTGGAAAGGAGTATGTTTAGTTTCTATTCCATTACTGTGATGCATGTACAGTACAGTAACAaggatatattaataaatcatattaaagaaaaaggaacatattttaaagttaatgttttttctcttcatagaactatataaaataaatagtgCACATTGTGCTGTTACGTTTCATCGTGCATAAGATGTTGCTTGTTTCGGTACTGCAAGCACATGTtctgtaatatttaattactctCTATAACTATCGAATGTATCAAAGCTTATAACGAAGCAATTTGTGGGAGTAATACACAGTACTCCATGTGCCATTAAAACAAGCAAACGTATGTAGCCATCGAAAGATGTACTGTAAGAATACCCCTTTTACTCTCACTTAAGGTGTACGTAATGCCATTTATCGACTGAAACCAAACAATAATCACATGGAACGTTTATAATTTATGTCGCAGtgatggaataaaataaattttatcaactggaattaaattatgaatttataTGCATAAAATcttatatatttatgtaatttctTAACTCTTTACTTACCAATTGGATCTATTGGTTCAGGTTCTAATGCTTCTGGAGCCTTTTCTAGCATTTCTTCAGCATCCTCTGGAGTAATTTTGAACGGACTGCCCGCTACAGTTGCATTAGTActgtgaaaataaatttattaaatcactgtacaaatacattttttgcattatatgtacatcgttACAAACCATGCGATTCCTCCCGCCGGCGCTTCACGCTTAATAAGATTTTGCCAATGTTGATGGACTTCATCTATTATATGTAACGCAAAGTCTCTTGACTTTGTTTCTCCATTGAATGCAAACTGATTCTCTGGTTTACCATCTggtattttgtaaattttgaacCATTCAATGGTAGCTTTCATTAAACCCGGATAATGTTTTTCAATATCTGATACATCTGTAATATCAAACATTAACGCGTATTATGATCAGATTATTTATCAAACAGATTGTAGCGACGGATATTAAGCGAATAAAACGGAAATGATAATTCGATAAGATAAGTattcaataataaaacaatactttgtgattcattattttacaaaaaacaagatataatattttctttcagcctgatttataattttccatACTTGACATAAATGCCAATCTTACCATTCATTTGATCTGCCAAAGGATCATTAACAtcaataacaattattttccaGTCAGTTTcacctgaaacaaaaaaaataccacaaaataaaaaattagaaaaaataagtcatttttaactgtttcttgaaaattttatatacctTCATCTATAAGTGCCACAGTGCCCAAAACTTTTACCTTCAAAACTTCGCCTCTTTTTGCAACCTAACAAAACCatgtattattaaatttaaattaacattCGTCACTGATGtgtttaaaaaacaaatctTGTACCCTATATCCTATTTCAAGCACATCAATTGGATCATTGTCCCCCTTGCATCCAGTAGATTCATCCAATACCTCAGGGTTTTCCCATGTCTGTAAACAGAATTTCCATTAATGCAAAAAAACACATATAAAACAAGTAAACATGTATGCAAATTCAAGGAAGAAATCCATACATTTAgctttaaatgaaattaactaGATAATGTGCGATACCCTTGAACTAAGACTAAAGCTTTACATAAGATGTGATAAGGCATTGTTCATACATTTCAAGAaagtatgtacatacacagAAGCTTAATTGTGACTGTGACTTGCCCACTACACATTTTCTTTAACAACTTAATACCAATGAAATTGATGACATCATTCCTTAAACTACTACATGACATTACAGAATAAAGACCACATTATGATTGTTATCAAACTGCAAATATAAATTCCATTGTACTTCAATTCATTGAAAGGGATAAGTAATCTATTAAtagtgaaaatattttatacctGTGGCAATGCACCATAATTCCATATGTATCCACGGTGAGGGAAACAATTTGCCACATATCTCAATTTACCCTTTTTAACATCCTGTTTAATAGGATTTAAGGTCTCTTTGAGATTGATCTCCATCTTTGCATTTGTCCACCTTGGTATCTCAACAACCatgttcattattttattagcTTCATCAGCATAAAGTGGAATGTCATGCATGGGTGAAATTGGGCCAGTTTCATTTcctataaatatatatatatatac
It encodes:
- the LOC114872531 gene encoding inorganic pyrophosphatase; this encodes MSLITLHVLRCQGLKKLTIPLRSVATGTFVQSQTCSLLQKQLKRMSYTTVEKGALNTTDYRLYFRNETGPISPMHDIPLYADEANKIMNMVVEIPRWTNAKMEINLKETLNPIKQDVKKGKLRYVANCFPHRGYIWNYGALPQTWENPEVLDESTGCKGDNDPIDVLEIGYRVAKRGEVLKVKVLGTVALIDEGETDWKIIVIDVNDPLADQMNDVSDIEKHYPGLMKATIEWFKIYKIPDGKPENQFAFNGETKSRDFALHIIDEVHQHWQNLIKREAPAGGIACTNATVAGSPFKITPEDAEEMLEKAPEALEPEPIDPIVDKWHYVHLK